A genomic stretch from Thermomonospora umbrina includes:
- a CDS encoding NADH-quinone oxidoreductase subunit G, with product MTVTDNTSAEVEHVKMVPVTIDGFEIEVPEGTLIIRAAELLGIQIPRFCDHPLLDPVGACRQCLVEIPDAGNGRGMPKPQASCTTAVMPGMVVKTQLTSAVADKAQHGVMELLLINHPLDCPVCDKGGECPLQNQAMSNGRGESRFLDKKRTFPKPIPLSSEVLLDRERCIQCARCTRFSDQIAGDAFIDLFERGAKEQIGTAEDRPFQSYFSGNTVQICPVGALTGAAYRFRSRPFDLVSTPSACEHCASGCALRTDHRRGRVTRRLAGDDPQVNEEWNCDKGRWAFTYATQPDRLTHPLVRNEAGELEPASWPEALTIAARGLAAARGRAGVLTGGRLTLEDAYAYSKFARIALGTNDIDFRARPHSFEEAEFLASTVAGRDIEVSYADLEKARVVLLAGFEPEEESPIVFLRLRKAYKKNGLRVHAVAPFATRGLEKMGGTLLRALPGSEAEVLGALVTGDHPVGEEMKGEGAIILLGERLATSPGALSSAVRLAQVTGARLAWVPRRAGERGALEAGALPGLLPIGRPVTDAVARAEVARTWNVADLPGLPGRDTAQILTAAAAGELDALLVGGVDPNDLADPIGVLTALEAAPFVVSLEQRASAVTDRADVVLPVAAVAEKDGTFVDWEGRGRTFDVALRVPGRMSDLRVLHTLAGEMDVHLALPGAEAARRELAALGAHRGSRPEPPESGPAIRPEPLAGEALLTTWRLLLDRGRLQDGEPYLAGTAKAAVARLSPATAAEIGADAAVTVAHGGRELTLPLEITPDLPDRVVWLPTNSQGCVLYRDLGADAGAIVSIAAAPAGSGGAA from the coding sequence GTGACGGTCACCGACAACACGAGCGCAGAGGTCGAGCACGTCAAGATGGTCCCGGTCACCATCGACGGGTTCGAGATCGAGGTGCCCGAGGGCACGCTCATCATCCGGGCCGCCGAGCTGCTGGGCATCCAGATCCCCCGGTTCTGCGACCACCCGTTGCTGGACCCGGTGGGGGCCTGCCGGCAGTGCCTGGTGGAGATCCCCGACGCCGGCAACGGCCGGGGGATGCCCAAGCCGCAGGCGTCCTGCACCACCGCCGTGATGCCCGGCATGGTCGTCAAGACGCAGCTCACCTCCGCGGTGGCCGACAAGGCCCAGCACGGGGTGATGGAGCTGCTGCTGATCAACCACCCGCTGGACTGCCCCGTCTGCGACAAGGGCGGCGAGTGCCCCCTGCAGAACCAGGCGATGTCCAACGGTCGGGGCGAGTCGCGGTTCCTGGACAAGAAGCGCACCTTCCCCAAGCCGATCCCGCTGTCCAGCGAGGTGCTGCTGGACCGGGAGCGCTGCATCCAGTGCGCCCGCTGCACCCGCTTCTCCGACCAGATCGCCGGCGACGCCTTCATCGACCTGTTCGAACGGGGCGCCAAGGAGCAGATCGGGACGGCCGAGGACCGGCCGTTCCAGTCGTACTTCTCCGGCAACACCGTGCAGATCTGCCCCGTGGGGGCGCTCACCGGGGCCGCCTACCGGTTCCGGTCGCGGCCGTTCGACCTGGTGTCGACGCCGAGCGCCTGTGAGCACTGCGCCTCCGGCTGCGCGCTGCGCACCGACCACCGCCGCGGCCGGGTGACGCGGCGGCTCGCCGGGGACGACCCGCAGGTCAACGAGGAGTGGAACTGCGACAAGGGCCGGTGGGCGTTCACCTACGCCACCCAGCCCGACCGGCTGACCCACCCGCTGGTCCGCAACGAGGCCGGCGAGCTGGAGCCGGCGTCCTGGCCGGAGGCGCTCACCATCGCCGCCCGGGGCCTGGCCGCCGCGCGCGGCAGGGCGGGCGTGCTGACGGGCGGGCGGCTGACGCTGGAGGACGCCTACGCCTACAGCAAGTTCGCCCGGATCGCGCTGGGCACCAACGACATCGACTTCCGGGCCCGGCCGCACTCCTTCGAGGAGGCCGAGTTCCTGGCCTCGACGGTGGCGGGCCGCGACATCGAGGTCTCCTACGCCGACCTGGAGAAGGCCCGCGTGGTGCTGCTGGCCGGGTTCGAGCCGGAGGAGGAGTCGCCGATCGTCTTCCTGCGCCTGCGCAAGGCGTACAAGAAGAACGGCCTGCGGGTCCACGCCGTCGCACCCTTCGCCACACGCGGCCTGGAGAAGATGGGCGGCACGCTGCTGCGGGCCCTCCCGGGCTCCGAGGCCGAGGTGTTGGGCGCGCTGGTCACCGGCGACCACCCGGTCGGCGAGGAGATGAAGGGCGAGGGCGCGATCATCCTGCTCGGCGAGCGGCTGGCCACCAGCCCGGGCGCGCTGTCCAGCGCCGTCCGGCTGGCCCAGGTCACCGGCGCCCGGCTGGCGTGGGTGCCCCGGCGGGCCGGGGAGCGCGGCGCGCTCGAGGCGGGGGCCCTGCCGGGCCTGCTGCCGATCGGCCGCCCCGTCACCGACGCGGTCGCCCGCGCCGAGGTCGCCCGGACCTGGAACGTGGCGGACCTGCCCGGTCTGCCCGGCCGGGACACCGCCCAGATCCTGACCGCCGCCGCAGCCGGTGAGCTCGACGCGCTGCTGGTCGGCGGAGTCGACCCGAACGACCTGGCCGACCCGATCGGCGTGCTGACGGCCCTGGAGGCCGCCCCGTTCGTGGTCAGCCTGGAGCAGCGGGCGAGCGCCGTCACCGACCGCGCCGACGTGGTGCTGCCGGTGGCCGCGGTCGCCGAGAAGGACGGCACGTTCGTCGACTGGGAGGGCCGCGGCCGGACCTTCGACGTGGCGCTGCGGGTGCCGGGCCGGATGTCGGACCTGCGGGTCCTGCACACGCTCGCCGGCGAGATGGACGTCCACCTGGCGCTGCCGGGGGCCGAGGCCGCCCGCCGCGAGCTGGCCGCCCTCGGCGCGCACCGGGGCAGCCGGCCCGAGCCGCCGGAGAGCGGTCCGGCGATCCGGCCGGAGCCGCTGGCGGGCGAGGCGCTGCTGACGACCTGGCGGCTGCTGCTGGACCGGGGCCGCCTCCAGGACGGCGAGCCCTACCTCGCGGGGACGGCCAAGGCCGCCGTCGCGAGGCTGTCACCGGCCACCGCCGCCGAGATCGGCGCGGACGCGGCGGTGACCGTCGCGCACGGCGGCCGGGAGCTGACCCTGCCGCTGGAGATCACGCCGGACCTGCCCGACCGGGTGGTCTGGCTGCCGACCAACTCCCAGGGCTGCGTCCTCTACCGGGACCTGGGCGCCGACGCGGGCGCGATCGTCTCGATCGCCGCCGCCCCGGCAGGCAGTGGAGGTGCCGCATGA
- the nuoH gene encoding NADH-quinone oxidoreductase subunit NuoH, with amino-acid sequence MSVPVAVLAAPDDPTLSSFGRDPWWLIGGKVLAIFVFLVLTVLLSMWVERRVIGRMQLRVGPNRAGPFGLLQGLADGIKLALKEDIIPKGVDRVVFILAPIIVATPAFVSFIIIPFGPTVSIFGHHTPLQGTDLPVAVLLVLAMASMGVYGGVLMGWSSMSPYSLLGGLRTTAQVISYEIAMALSFVAVFLFAGTMSTSGIVNAQADTWFVIMLLPSFLVYVMTMMGESGRIPFDLPEGEGEIVGGIHTEYSSLKFAMFFLAEYINMATLSALCTTLFLGGWRAPFGVVSIWEGANSGWWPVLWFMLKLWAFIFFFIWLRATLPRVRYDQLMKLGWKVLIPFSLGWILLVATVRGLRNEGYDMTQVAIWSAVAIGGVLLLSIAWDLVKGDEDEQEPVPDHAEAEPSVGGFPVPPMDAPHYHGVGRTGVDVTQKGVARGTH; translated from the coding sequence ATGAGCGTCCCCGTGGCCGTGCTCGCCGCGCCCGACGACCCCACGCTGTCCTCCTTCGGGCGGGACCCGTGGTGGCTGATCGGCGGCAAGGTGCTGGCCATCTTCGTCTTCCTGGTCCTCACGGTGCTGCTGTCCATGTGGGTGGAGCGCCGGGTGATCGGGCGGATGCAGTTGCGCGTCGGGCCCAACCGGGCCGGGCCGTTCGGGCTGCTCCAGGGGCTGGCCGACGGCATCAAGCTGGCGCTCAAAGAGGACATCATCCCCAAGGGTGTCGACCGGGTCGTCTTCATCCTGGCGCCGATCATCGTGGCGACCCCGGCGTTCGTGTCGTTCATCATCATCCCGTTCGGGCCGACGGTGTCGATCTTCGGTCACCACACGCCGCTGCAGGGCACCGACCTCCCGGTCGCCGTGCTGCTGGTGCTGGCGATGGCCTCGATGGGGGTCTACGGCGGCGTGCTGATGGGCTGGTCGTCGATGTCGCCGTACTCGCTGCTCGGCGGTCTGCGCACCACCGCGCAGGTGATCTCGTACGAGATCGCGATGGCGCTGTCGTTCGTGGCGGTGTTCCTGTTCGCCGGGACCATGTCGACCAGCGGGATCGTCAACGCCCAGGCCGACACCTGGTTCGTGATCATGCTGCTGCCGTCGTTCCTGGTCTACGTGATGACGATGATGGGCGAGTCCGGCCGGATCCCGTTCGACCTCCCCGAGGGCGAGGGCGAGATCGTCGGCGGCATCCACACCGAGTACTCCTCGCTGAAGTTCGCGATGTTCTTCCTGGCGGAGTACATCAACATGGCGACCCTGTCGGCGCTGTGCACCACGCTGTTCCTCGGAGGCTGGCGGGCACCGTTCGGGGTGGTGAGCATCTGGGAGGGCGCCAACTCCGGCTGGTGGCCGGTGCTGTGGTTCATGCTCAAGCTCTGGGCGTTCATCTTCTTCTTCATCTGGCTGCGCGCCACGCTCCCGCGGGTCCGCTACGACCAGTTGATGAAGCTGGGCTGGAAGGTCCTCATCCCGTTCTCCCTCGGCTGGATCCTGCTGGTGGCCACCGTGCGCGGGCTGCGCAACGAGGGCTACGACATGACCCAGGTCGCGATCTGGTCCGCGGTCGCGATCGGCGGCGTGCTGCTGTTGTCCATCGCCTGGGACCTGGTGAAGGGCGACGAGGACGAGCAGGAGCCCGTCCCGGACCACGCCGAGGCCGAACCGTCGGTCGGCGGGTTCCCCGTGCCGCCGATGGACGCACCGCACTACCACGGCGTCGGGCGCACGGGCGTCGACGTCACCCAGAAGGGGGTAGCCCGTGGGACTCACTGA
- the nuoI gene encoding NADH-quinone oxidoreductase subunit NuoI gives MGLTDFLNPVKGFGVTFHQLFTKSETVQYPEVKKPTAPRFHGRHQLNRWPDGLEKCIGCELCAWACPADAIYVEGADNTEDERYSPGERYGRVYQINYLRCILCGLCIEACPTRALTMTNEYELADDSREALIYTKDMLLAPLREGMEQPPHAMRLGDTEEDYYRLGLKDGLKDEGGEAK, from the coding sequence GTGGGACTCACTGACTTCCTGAACCCGGTCAAGGGGTTCGGGGTGACCTTCCACCAGCTCTTCACCAAGAGCGAGACCGTCCAGTATCCGGAGGTCAAGAAGCCCACGGCGCCGCGCTTCCACGGACGTCACCAGCTCAACCGGTGGCCGGACGGGCTCGAGAAGTGCATCGGCTGCGAGCTGTGCGCCTGGGCCTGCCCGGCGGACGCGATCTACGTGGAGGGCGCCGACAACACCGAGGACGAGCGCTACTCCCCGGGGGAGCGCTACGGCCGCGTCTACCAGATCAACTACCTGCGCTGCATCCTGTGCGGGCTGTGCATCGAGGCGTGCCCCACCCGGGCGCTCACGATGACCAACGAGTACGAGCTGGCCGACGACAGCCGCGAGGCCCTGATCTACACCAAGGACATGCTGCTGGCGCCGCTGCGCGAGGGCATGGAGCAGCCGCCGCACGCGATGCGACTCGGCGACACCGAGGAGGACTACTACCGCCTCGGGCTCAAGGACGGCCTCAAGGACGAGGGCGGTGAGGCGAAGTGA
- a CDS encoding NADH-quinone oxidoreductase subunit J yields MTHVLAQTDAQAGEPVVFWLLAVVSVTAALGMVLTRKAVHSALMLAVVMLSLAVLYAVQDAPFLAFVQVIVYTGAVLMLFLFVLMLVGVASTDSLVETIRGQRLWAVIAGLGFAVLVIAGLGNAALSDSVGLAAAHGTEGNVKGLARLLFSKYVFAFEATSALLITAALGAMVLAHRERTTPKPTQRELAKRRFQPGGYPTPLPGPGTYARHNAVDMPALLPDGSVSELSVNPVIARRSVTADMHEDLEGRTEEQALRDDVADVRGATDIAHDADAETREVKAGTPAAPEGEAEK; encoded by the coding sequence GTGACCCACGTGCTCGCGCAGACCGACGCGCAGGCGGGCGAGCCGGTGGTGTTCTGGCTGCTGGCGGTCGTCAGCGTGACCGCGGCACTGGGCATGGTCCTCACCCGCAAGGCGGTGCACTCGGCGCTGATGCTGGCGGTGGTGATGCTGTCGCTGGCGGTGCTGTACGCGGTGCAGGACGCCCCGTTCCTGGCGTTCGTGCAGGTCATCGTCTACACCGGCGCGGTGCTGATGCTGTTCCTGTTCGTGCTGATGCTGGTGGGCGTGGCCTCCACCGACTCGCTCGTGGAGACGATCCGCGGGCAGCGGCTGTGGGCCGTGATCGCCGGGCTGGGCTTCGCGGTGCTGGTCATCGCCGGGCTCGGCAACGCGGCGCTGTCCGACTCGGTCGGGCTGGCCGCCGCGCACGGCACGGAGGGCAACGTGAAGGGCCTGGCCCGACTGCTGTTCAGCAAGTACGTGTTCGCGTTCGAGGCGACCAGCGCGCTGCTGATCACCGCGGCGCTGGGCGCGATGGTGCTGGCCCACCGGGAGCGCACCACGCCCAAGCCCACCCAGCGGGAGCTGGCCAAGCGGCGCTTCCAGCCGGGCGGCTACCCGACCCCGCTCCCCGGCCCCGGCACTTACGCCCGGCACAACGCGGTCGACATGCCCGCGCTGCTGCCGGACGGCAGCGTCTCCGAGCTGTCGGTCAACCCGGTCATCGCGCGGCGCAGCGTCACCGCCGACATGCACGAGGACCTGGAGGGCCGCACCGAGGAGCAGGCGTTGCGGGACGACGTGGCGGACGTCCGGGGGGCGACCGACATCGCACACGACGCGGACGCCGAGACGCGCGAGGTGAAGGCGGGCACCCCCGCCGCCCCTGAAGGCGAGGCGGAGAAATGA
- the nuoK gene encoding NADH-quinone oxidoreductase subunit NuoK, with protein sequence MSPSHYLVLSALLFTIGGIGVLVRRNAIVVFMCVELMLNATNLAFVSFARMHGNLDGQIIAFFVMVVAAAEVVVGLAIIMTIFRTRRSSSVDDANLLKY encoded by the coding sequence ATGAGCCCGAGCCACTACCTGGTCCTGTCGGCGCTGCTGTTCACCATCGGCGGCATCGGCGTGCTGGTGCGGCGCAACGCCATCGTGGTGTTCATGTGCGTCGAGCTGATGCTGAACGCCACCAACCTGGCGTTCGTGTCGTTCGCCCGCATGCACGGCAACCTCGACGGCCAGATCATCGCCTTCTTCGTGATGGTGGTCGCCGCGGCGGAGGTCGTGGTGGGCCTCGCGATCATCATGACGATCTTCCGGACCCGCAGGTCGTCGTCGGTCGACGACGCGAACCTGCTGAAGTACTGA
- the nuoL gene encoding NADH-quinone oxidoreductase subunit L, whose product MKAEGIQAVAWLLIALPLAGAAILLLGGRATDKWGHLLGTAMSLGAFVVGLAMFVQMLGYDGDERRRTIHLYEWFDVGEFHVDMGLLVDPLSISFVLLITGVGSLIHVYSIGYMAHDENRRRFFAYLNLFVAAMLLLVLADNYVGLFIGWEGVGLASYLLIGFWQHKPTAAVAAKKAFVVNRVGDLGMVIGISLMFATFGTVGFGEILGEGHGHAGLAEQMSTGTATAIGLLLLLGACGKSAQLPLQSWLLDAMEGPTPVSALIHAATMVTAGVYLIVRSGPIFELAPDAQLVVTIVGAATLLAGAIIGTAKDDIKKALAGSTMSQIGYMVLAAGLGPAGYVFAIAHLIAHGFFKAGLFLGAGSVMHGMGDDVNMRHYGALRPLMKITWATFGLGYLAIIGFPFLSGFFTKEGIIAAAFDKGGTSGAILGSCALLGAAITSYYMSRVMFMTFYGQARWDADAHPHESPKVMTVPLILLAVGSVGAGGFLVLGSFAHFLEPVVGEGGHHEFHWITAPGVAAFVLMVAGVALAWRQYGARKVPREAPAGSFATVAARKDLYGDALNESLLMRPGQWLTRLAVFFDNRGVDGLVNGLAAAVGGTSGRVRRIQTGFVRSYALSMFVGAAVIVAALLVVNV is encoded by the coding sequence ATGAAGGCCGAAGGCATCCAGGCCGTCGCCTGGCTTCTGATCGCCCTCCCGCTGGCGGGCGCGGCGATCCTGCTGCTCGGCGGCCGGGCCACCGACAAGTGGGGGCATCTGCTCGGCACCGCGATGTCGTTGGGCGCGTTCGTGGTCGGGCTGGCGATGTTCGTCCAGATGCTCGGCTACGACGGCGACGAGCGGCGGCGGACGATCCACCTGTACGAGTGGTTCGACGTCGGTGAGTTCCACGTCGACATGGGGCTGCTGGTGGACCCGTTGTCCATCAGCTTCGTCCTGCTGATCACCGGTGTGGGCTCGTTGATCCACGTCTACTCCATCGGCTACATGGCGCACGACGAGAACCGGCGGCGCTTCTTCGCGTACCTGAACCTGTTCGTCGCGGCGATGCTGCTGCTGGTGCTGGCCGACAACTACGTCGGTCTGTTCATCGGCTGGGAGGGCGTGGGTCTGGCCTCCTACCTGCTGATCGGGTTCTGGCAGCACAAGCCGACGGCGGCGGTCGCGGCGAAGAAGGCGTTCGTCGTCAACCGGGTCGGCGACCTGGGCATGGTCATCGGCATCTCGCTGATGTTCGCCACGTTCGGCACCGTCGGGTTCGGCGAGATCCTCGGCGAGGGCCACGGCCACGCGGGGCTGGCGGAGCAGATGAGCACCGGCACCGCCACCGCGATCGGGCTGCTCCTGCTGCTCGGCGCGTGCGGCAAGTCGGCACAGCTCCCGCTGCAGTCCTGGTTGTTGGACGCGATGGAGGGCCCGACCCCGGTGTCGGCGCTGATCCACGCGGCCACCATGGTGACCGCCGGGGTCTACCTGATCGTCCGGTCGGGTCCGATCTTCGAGCTGGCCCCGGACGCGCAACTGGTGGTGACCATCGTCGGCGCGGCCACCCTGCTGGCCGGTGCGATCATCGGTACCGCCAAGGACGACATCAAGAAGGCGCTGGCCGGCTCGACGATGTCGCAGATCGGCTACATGGTGCTGGCGGCGGGTCTGGGCCCGGCGGGCTACGTGTTCGCCATCGCCCACCTCATCGCCCACGGCTTCTTCAAGGCGGGGCTGTTCCTCGGCGCCGGGTCGGTCATGCACGGCATGGGCGACGACGTGAACATGCGCCACTACGGGGCGCTGCGCCCCTTGATGAAGATCACCTGGGCCACCTTCGGGCTCGGCTACCTGGCCATCATCGGGTTCCCGTTCCTGTCCGGGTTCTTCACCAAGGAGGGCATCATCGCCGCCGCGTTCGACAAGGGCGGCACCTCCGGGGCGATCTTGGGGTCCTGCGCGCTGCTCGGCGCGGCCATCACCTCGTACTACATGTCGCGCGTGATGTTCATGACCTTCTACGGTCAGGCCCGCTGGGACGCCGACGCGCACCCGCACGAGTCGCCGAAGGTGATGACCGTCCCACTGATCCTGCTGGCGGTCGGTTCGGTCGGCGCGGGCGGCTTCCTGGTGCTGGGCTCGTTCGCGCACTTCCTGGAGCCGGTCGTCGGCGAGGGCGGCCACCACGAGTTCCACTGGATCACCGCGCCGGGTGTCGCCGCGTTCGTGCTGATGGTGGCGGGCGTGGCGCTCGCCTGGCGGCAGTACGGCGCCCGCAAGGTGCCGCGCGAGGCCCCGGCGGGCTCGTTCGCCACGGTGGCGGCCCGCAAGGACCTCTACGGCGACGCGCTGAACGAGTCGCTGCTGATGCGGCCCGGTCAGTGGCTGACCCGGCTGGCGGTCTTCTTCGACAACCGGGGCGTGGACGGCCTCGTCAACGGCCTGGCCGCCGCCGTCGGCGGCACCTCGGGCCGGGTCCGCAGGATCCAGACGGGCTTCGTCCGCTCCTACGCCCTCTCCATGTTCGTCGGCGCGGCAGTGATCGTGGCCGCTCTGCTGGTGGTGAACGTCTGA